GCCGCCGGCGACTGGATCGCGACGTCGATGCGTGAGCGGGCCGACACGGTCATCGAGCAACGGTGGGAGCATCGCACCGCCGACGGGCGCACGCTCCCCCTCCGCAACATCTTCGCGCGCTTCAACCCGGGCGCCACGGAGCGCGTCCTCTACGTGACGCACTGGGACTCGCGCCCCCGCTCGGAGAGCGCCGGCGACAGCGCCCGGCGCCTCCTCCCCGTCCCGGGGGCCAACGACGGCGCCAGCGGGACGGCGATGCTCATCGCGTTAGGCGACGTCCTCAAGGGGGCGCCGCCGCGCATCGGCGTCGACTTCCTCTTCGTCGATGGCGAGGACTACGGCGAGTTCGGCCCCCCGGACGTCGACGTCCTCCTCGGGGCGGCGCACTTCGCGAAGCACCCGGTCGTCCCGAACTACCAGCCGCTCTTCGGCGTGCTGTGGGACATGGTCGGCGACCGCGACCTCAGGTTCGAGCAGGAGGCCAACTCGCTCCGCGACGCCCCCGAGGTCGTCTCCCTCGTCTGGGAAACGGCCCAGCGACTCGGTTACGGGAGCACCTTCGTCCCGGCACAGGGGCTCGCCATCACCGATGACCACATCCCCCTGCTCCAGGCCGGGCTTCGGGTCATCGACGTGATCGACCTCGACTACCCCTGGCACCACACCCCCGACGACACCATCGACAAGGTGTCGGCCGCCTCGCTCAAGATCGTGGGCGACGTGGCGTACGAGCTGTTGCGACGGTAAGGCGAGGCGGTACGCGGGGGCGGAGGGAACGCCAAGCGCTGAACACGGTGCGGCTCCGTTGCGCGGTCGCCTCCGCGTCGTTCCGCTACGCCCTGCAACGAATCGGTGACGCTGGCCGGCGAGGGGGTGCCCATCATGTGGCATGCCCTCTCCCGCCAACCGCGCCCCCCTCCTCCTAGCGCTCGTCGTCGTCCTCGGTGTGGGCGGGCGGTTCCTGCGCGACCGGTGGGAGAGGTCTACGGTCGCCCCCGTGCACCAGGACGCGCTGGACCGACAGCTGGCACGCGTCGAGCGCGCGGCGCTGGCGACGCGCGGCCGTGCGGCGCGAGGTGCTGCCCAGGGAGACAGGCAAAGCACGGGCGCCGCCGACGCCACCGGTGCCGCCCGGACCAGGCGAGCTTCGGCGCGCACCACGCCATCGCCGCGCCAGCGCCCCGCCGCCAAGCCTCCGATGGGCCGTTCAGCAGACGCGGTCCGGTCAGAACGAACCCCGGTCGGAGCGATTCCGCCCAACGTGCTGGCGAAATATCTCGCATCAACCGGACGGTCAGGGGAGCTCGTCGGCGACGGGATGGGAACTGTCCGATCGGTCGAGTCTGATGCACGGGGCGTGCGTGACCGAGCGCGCTCCCAGACAATAGTCGATGTGGACGTTGCCTCCGAACCAGAGCTCGAACGACTCCCTCGAATCGGTCCCGCGCTTGCCAGGCGTATCGTGGAAGATCGGAAGGCGCGCGGTCCCTTCCGGAGCTTGGAGGGGTTGCAGCGGGTTCGGGGGGTGGGTCCGGCGACGGCCAGGCTACTCGAGGGACGCGTGACCTTCGGGGGGACGGGGCGTCCCTGAGATGCTCTGCCCCGGCACCCTCGAGGCGGAGCGTTCCTCGCCGAAAATCAGGAGAATGGCCGCGCCCACCGCCCCAGTCGTCGAACGCATCCAGGACCTCCTCGTCCGTGACGGGCACGTCACCCGCGAGCAGGTCGAGCGTGCCGTTCGCGAGGGGAAGTCCAACGGGATGGGCGTCGCCTACAATCTCATCAAGCTTGGGGCGATCGACGAGCTGGACATCACCAAGCTCATCGCGCGCCACTCGCGGATGCCGGCCGTCGACCTGTCGAAGTTCGAGGTCGACCAGAAGATCCTGAGGCTCGTCCCCGCCGAGATCGCCACCAAGCACGTCGTCCTCCCGCTTCGTCGCGAGGGGCGCACGCTCACGGTGGCCATCGCCGATCCCACCAACCTCGGAATCCTCGAAGACCTCAAGTTCATCACCCGCTACGACATCTTCCCCGTCCTGGCGGGTGAGGTGACACTGCGCAGCGTCATCGAGAAGCAGTACGACTCGGGTGACGCGGCGATGTCGTCGCTCCTGCAGGACATTGCGGGGCTGGAGGGCGACGTCGAGGTCGTCGAGGACGAGGAAGAGGATGTCTCGGCCGCGGCGCTCGCCGCCGCCGTCGACGACGCGCCGGTCGTCAAGCTGATCAACGCGATCCTGACCGACGCGGTCAAGCGCGGCGCCTCCGACATCCATTTCGAGTGTTTCGAGCACGAGCTGCGGGTGCGCTACCGCATCGACGGCGCCCTGCTCGAGGTGATGAAGCCGCCCATGAAGCTCAAGGCGGCGCTCATTTCGCGCTTCAAGATCATGGCGCAGCTCAACATCGCCGAGCGGCGCGTCCCGCAGGACGGGCGCATCAAGCTGAAGATGGGGAACAAGGTCATCGACTACCGCGTGTCGACCCTCCCCACGCTCTTCGGCGAGAAGGTGGTGCTGCGCATCCTCGACAAGGGGAACCTGACGCTCGACCTGGAGAAGTTCGGCATCGAGCCGAGGGCCGAGCGGGAGCTGATGGAGGCGGTCTCGAACCCGTACGGGATGGTGCTGGTCACCGGGCCGACGGGGTCGGGGAAGACGACGACGTTGTACTCCGCCTTGTCGAAGGTGAACAACATCGACGTCAACATCATGACCGCCGAGGATCCCGTCGAGTACAACCTGTTCGGGATCAACCAGGTGCAGGTGCGCAACGAGATCGGGATGAGCTTTGCCGCGGCGCTGAAGGCGTTCCTGCGGCAGGACCCGAACATCATCATGGTCGGCGAGATCCGCGACCTGGAGACCGGCGGCATCGCCATCAAGGCGGCGCTGACGGGGCACCTGGTGCTGTCGACCTTGCACACCAACTCGGCGCCGGAGACGGTGACGCGACTCCTCGACATGGGGCTCGAGCCGTTCAACGTGGCGAGCGCGCTCAACCTGGTGCTGGCGCAGCGGCTCGTCAGGCGCATCTGTCCGCGCTGCCGCACGCGCTACACGCCCGACGAGGTGGAGCTGGCGGGAGCGAAGGTGAAGGCCTCGACCACGTTCCGCGAGCTGCGCTTCACCGAGGAGGCGCTGGAGAATGCCAAGGCGCGCGCCCTCCCGGAGGCGGCGTCGCACATCGCGGATCTCGGGCTCGACTCGACCATCGGCGACCTCGCCTTCTTCAAGGGGCGGGGGTGCGACGACTGTAACGGCACGGGGCTCAAGGGGCGACAGGGGCTCTACGAGGTCATGTTCATGACCCCCCACCTGCGCAAGCTCATCCTGATGAATGTCGGCGCCCAGGAGATCCGCGACGCCGCCATCGAGGAGGGGATGCTGACCCTGCGCATGGATGGCTGGCTCAAGGTGCTGAAGGGGATCACGACGCTGGAGCAGGTGATTCGCGAGACCGCGGTGTAGCCGCGGTCTGGCGAGACGGCAGACGGGAGACGGGAGACGGGGGTTCTATGCTGCATGATGAGACTCACAGGCGCATCGGGATGGCTTCGAGGGGATGCATCTCGCACTTCTCGTGTGGTCGTGCTCACACAGTGACGCGGGGGCGCGGCCGCCCGTCTACCCTGAAGTGCGACGCGCGCAGCGCCGTCGCCCGCGCGTCGCGAAGCGGCGCGCACTCCCGCCGGCCGTCTCCCGTCTCCCGTCTCTCCGCATGACTCGCCCCGCCGCAGCACCCAGCGTCAACCTTCGCGCGCTGCTCGAGGAGATGATCGAGCGGGAGGCGTCGGACCTGCACGTGACGGCCGGCGAGCGCGCCAAGCTGCGCGTCGACGGCGACATCGTGAACTCGAACGCCGAATACGTCCTCACCCCCAAGGACACGCTGCAGCTGGCCTACTCGGTGCTGACCGAGAACCAGAAGAAGCGCTTCGAGATGGAGGACGAGCTCGACTTCTCGTTCGGGATCCAGAACCTGGCGCGCTTCCGTGGCAACTGCTTCAAGCAGCGGGGGTGCGTCTCCATGGTGATCCGGCAGATCCCGTTCACCATCAAGTCGTTCTCCGACCTCGGCCTCCCCCCCGTCATCGCCCGGATGTCCGACAAGCCGCGCGGGCTCGTCCTCGTCACCGGCCCCACGGGGTCGGGGAAGTCGACGACGCTGGCGGCCATGATCGACAAGATCAACCGTGAGCGGAAGGGGCACATCATCACGGTGGAAGACCCCATCGAGTTCATCCACCGGCACCAGGGGTGCATCGTCAACCAGCGCGAGGTCGGGACCGACACCAAGACCTTCGCCAACGCGCTCAAGTATGCGCTGCGCGAGGATCCCGACGTGATCCTGGTGGGCGAAATGCGCGACCTGGAGACCATCCAGTCGGCGCTCACCATCGCCGAGACCGGGCACCTGGTCTTCGCCACGCTGCACACCAACTCGGCCGCCGAGGCCATCAACCGCATCATCGACGTCTTCCCCAGCCACCAGCAGTCGCAGGTGCGCGCGCAGCTCGCCTTCGTGCTGGAGGGGATCGTGACGCAGACGCTGCTCCCGCGCGCGCGGGGGAAGGGGCGCGTGATGGCGGCCGAGATCCTCGTCATCACGCCGGCCATGCGGGCGCTCATCCGTGACGACAAGGTGCACCAGATCTACTCGCTGATGCAGTCGGGGAAGAAGTACGGGATGCAGACGCTGAACGACGCCCTGTACCAGTTGTACGTGGCGCGCGAGGTGACCGAGGAGGAATGTCTCCGCACCTCGAGCGATCCCAACGAGTTCCTCCGGATGATCGGCCGTTCGCCGCTGGACGACCAGCCGGGCGACGGCAAGCCCCGCGGCTTCGCCGCCGCCGGCAAGCGGTAACGCCCCGACTCCCGTCTCCCGTCTCCCGTCCGTTCGAATCATGCCTGCATTTACCTACACCGCGCGTGCCGCCAACGGCGAGCTGAAGACCGCGA
The sequence above is drawn from the Gemmatimonadetes bacterium SCN 70-22 genome and encodes:
- a CDS encoding type II secretion system protein GspE — protein: MLCPGTLEAERSSPKIRRMAAPTAPVVERIQDLLVRDGHVTREQVERAVREGKSNGMGVAYNLIKLGAIDELDITKLIARHSRMPAVDLSKFEVDQKILRLVPAEIATKHVVLPLRREGRTLTVAIADPTNLGILEDLKFITRYDIFPVLAGEVTLRSVIEKQYDSGDAAMSSLLQDIAGLEGDVEVVEDEEEDVSAAALAAAVDDAPVVKLINAILTDAVKRGASDIHFECFEHELRVRYRIDGALLEVMKPPMKLKAALISRFKIMAQLNIAERRVPQDGRIKLKMGNKVIDYRVSTLPTLFGEKVVLRILDKGNLTLDLEKFGIEPRAERELMEAVSNPYGMVLVTGPTGSGKTTTLYSALSKVNNIDVNIMTAEDPVEYNLFGINQVQVRNEIGMSFAAALKAFLRQDPNIIMVGEIRDLETGGIAIKAALTGHLVLSTLHTNSAPETVTRLLDMGLEPFNVASALNLVLAQRLVRRICPRCRTRYTPDEVELAGAKVKASTTFRELRFTEEALENAKARALPEAASHIADLGLDSTIGDLAFFKGRGCDDCNGTGLKGRQGLYEVMFMTPHLRKLILMNVGAQEIRDAAIEEGMLTLRMDGWLKVLKGITTLEQVIRETAV
- a CDS encoding type IV pili twitching motility protein PilT, whose product is MTRPAAAPSVNLRALLEEMIEREASDLHVTAGERAKLRVDGDIVNSNAEYVLTPKDTLQLAYSVLTENQKKRFEMEDELDFSFGIQNLARFRGNCFKQRGCVSMVIRQIPFTIKSFSDLGLPPVIARMSDKPRGLVLVTGPTGSGKSTTLAAMIDKINRERKGHIITVEDPIEFIHRHQGCIVNQREVGTDTKTFANALKYALREDPDVILVGEMRDLETIQSALTIAETGHLVFATLHTNSAAEAINRIIDVFPSHQQSQVRAQLAFVLEGIVTQTLLPRARGKGRVMAAEILVITPAMRALIRDDKVHQIYSLMQSGKKYGMQTLNDALYQLYVAREVTEEECLRTSSDPNEFLRMIGRSPLDDQPGDGKPRGFAAAGKR